A window of the Salvelinus alpinus chromosome 25, SLU_Salpinus.1, whole genome shotgun sequence genome harbors these coding sequences:
- the LOC139553119 gene encoding uncharacterized protein DKFZp434B061-like, whose protein sequence is MVKPHGQAPWSIPMVNPHGQAPWSSPMVKPHGQAPRSSPTVKPHGQAPWSSPMVNPHGQCPRSIPTVNPHGQAPRSSPTVNAHGQSPRSSPMVKPHGQCPRSSPTVNAHGQAPWSSPTVNAHGQSPRSSPMVNPHGQSPRSSPTVNAHGQCPRSIPMVNPHGQSPRSSPMVKPHGQCPRSIPTVKPHGQAPRSMPTVKPHGQAPRSMPTVNPHGQAPWSIPTVNPHGQSPRSIPTVNPHGQAPWSSPTVNAHGQAPWSIPTVNPHGQAPRSMPTVKPHGQSPRSIPTVKPHGQSPRSIPTVNPHGQSPWSIPTVKPHGQAPRSMPTVNPHGQSPRSIPMVNPHGQSPRSSPMVKPHGQCPRSSPMVNPHGQAPRSSPTVNAHGQAPRSSPTVKPHGQSPRSIPTVNPHGQSPRSSPMVNPHGQAPRSIPTVKPHGQSPRSIPTVKPHGQAPRSIPTVNPHGQSPRSIPTVNPHGQSPRSIPTVKPHGQAPRSMPTVKPHGQSPRSSPTVKPHGQCPRSSPTVKPHGQAPWSIPTVNPHGQSPRSIPTVKPHGQSPRSSPTVNPHGQAPRSIPTVNAHGQAPRSSPTVNPHGQSPRSSPTVNPHGQSPRSIPTVNPHGQCPRSSPTVKPHGQSPRSIPTVNPHGQAPRSIPTVNPHGQAPRSSPTVKPHGQSPRSIPMVNPHGQSPRSIPTSNDKLCSLSSSYVSLHQKQVV, encoded by the exons ATGGTCAAGCCCCACGGTCAAGCCCCATGGTCAATCCCCATGGTCAATCCCCATGGTCAAGCCCCATGGTCAAGCCCCATGGTCAAGCCCCATGGTCAAGCCCCACGGTCAAGCCCCACGGTCAAGCCCCATGGTCAAGCCCCATGGTCAAGCCCCATGGTAAATCCCCACGGTCAATGcccacggtcaatccccacggtcaatccccacggtcaaGCCCCACGGTCAAGCCCCACGGTCAATGcccacggtcaatccccacggtcaaGCCCCATGGTCAAGCCCCACGGTCAATGCCCACGGTCAAGCCCCACGGTCAATGCCCACGGTCAAGCCCCATGGTCAAGCCCCACGGTCAATGcccacggtcaatccccacggtcaaGCCCCATggtcaatccccacggtcaatccccacggtcaaGCCCCACGGTCAATGCCCACGGTCAATGCCCACGGTCAATCCCCATggtcaatccccacggtcaatccccacggtcaaGCCCCATGGTCAAGCCCCACGGTCAATGcccacggtcaatccccacggtcaaGCCCCATGGTCAAGCCCCACGGTCAATGCCCACGGTCAAGCCCCATGGTCAAGCCCCACGGTCAATGcccacggtcaatccccacggtcaaGCCCCATggtcaatccccacggtcaatccccacggtcaatccccacggtcaatccccacggtcaatccccacggtcaaGCCCCATGGTCAAGCCCCACGGTCAATGCCCACGGTCAAGCCCCATggtcaatccccacggtcaatccccacggtcaaGCCCCACGGTCAATGCCCACGGTCAAGCCCCATggtcaatccccacggtcaatccccacggtcaaGCCCCATggtcaatccccacggtcaatccccacggtcaatccccacggtcaatccccatggtcaatccccacggtcaaGCCCCATGGTCAAGCCCCACGGTCAATGcccacggtcaatccccacggtcaatccccacggtcaatccccatggtcaatccccacggtcaatccccacggtcaaGCCCCATGGTCAAGCCCCACGGTCAATGCCCACGGTCAAGCCCCATggtcaatccccacggtcaaGCCCCACGGTCAAGCCCCACGGTCAATGCCCACGGTCAAGCCCCACGGTCAAGCCCCACGGTCAAGCCCCATggtcaatccccacggtcaatccccacggtcaatccccacggtcaatccccacggtcaaGCCCCATggtcaatccccacggtcaagccccacggtcaatccccacggtcaagccccacggtcaatccccacggtcaatTCCCACGGTCAAGCCCCACGGTCAAGccccacggtcaatccccacggtcaatccccacggtcaatccccacggtcaatccccacggtcaatccccatggtcaatccccacggtcaatccccacggtcaaGCCCCATGGTCAAGCCCCACGGTCAATGCCCACGGTCAAGCCCCATggtcaatccccacggtcaaGCCCCACGGTCAAGCCCCACGGTCAATGCCCACGGTCAAGCCCCACGGTCAAGCCCCACGGTCAAGCCCCATggtcaatccccacggtcaatccccacggtcaatccccacggtcaatccccacggtcaaGCCCCATggtcaatccccacggtcaagccccacggtcaatccccacggtcaagccccacggtcaatccccacggtcaatGCCCACGGTCAAGCCCCACGGTCAAGccccacggtcaatccccacggtcaatccccacggtcaagccccacggtcaatccccacggtcaatccccacggtcaatccccacggtcaatccccacggtcaatGCCCACGGTCAAGCCCCACGGTCAAGccccacggtcaatccccacggtcaatccccacggtcaatccccaTGGTCAAGccccacggtcaatccccacggtcaatccccaTGGTCAAGCCCCACGGTCAAGCCCCACGGTCAAGccccacggtcaatccccacggtcaatccccatggtcaatccccacggtcaatccccacggtcaatccccacg AGCAATGACAAACTCTGCTCTTTGAGCAG TTCATACGTGTCCCTTCACCAGAAGCAGGTGGTTTAA